Proteins encoded within one genomic window of Bradyrhizobium sp. 186:
- a CDS encoding Ku protein translates to MAPRANWKGFLRLSLVTCPVALYPATSESEKISFNQLNRKTGHRIKYAKVDADTGEEVANEDIVKGYKVDTDTFIEVTKEELENVALESTRTIEIDEFVDRSEIDPRYLIRPYYLRPDGKVGHDAFAVIRETIREMNKVAIGRVVLTNREHIIALKPLDKGLMGYEVRSEEEYFDEIQDVKVTKDMLDLARHIVNQKSDRFEPDKFEDQYETALVDLINQKRAGNPITPKERPAAGNVVDLMEALRRSVGGAAPAKAGKTAKKPRKAAAGQKEMLMPIEGKKPKEAAAKKPAARPQRKSA, encoded by the coding sequence ATGGCCCCCCGCGCCAATTGGAAAGGTTTCCTTCGCCTCTCGCTCGTCACCTGCCCGGTCGCGCTCTACCCGGCCACGTCGGAGAGCGAGAAGATCTCGTTCAATCAGCTCAACCGAAAGACCGGCCACCGCATCAAATACGCCAAGGTGGACGCCGACACCGGCGAGGAGGTCGCCAACGAGGACATCGTCAAGGGCTACAAGGTAGACACCGACACCTTCATCGAGGTGACGAAGGAAGAGCTCGAGAACGTCGCGCTGGAATCCACGCGTACCATCGAGATCGACGAGTTCGTCGACCGTAGCGAGATCGACCCACGCTACCTGATCCGCCCCTACTACCTAAGGCCCGACGGCAAGGTCGGTCACGACGCCTTCGCCGTCATCCGCGAGACCATCCGCGAGATGAACAAGGTCGCGATCGGGCGCGTGGTGCTGACCAACCGCGAGCACATCATCGCACTCAAGCCGCTCGACAAGGGGCTGATGGGCTACGAGGTCCGATCCGAGGAGGAGTATTTCGATGAGATCCAGGACGTCAAAGTCACCAAGGACATGCTCGATCTCGCCAGGCACATCGTGAACCAGAAGTCGGACCGGTTCGAGCCCGACAAGTTCGAGGATCAGTACGAAACGGCGCTCGTCGACCTCATCAACCAGAAGCGCGCCGGCAATCCGATCACGCCGAAGGAGCGCCCCGCCGCCGGCAACGTCGTCGACCTGATGGAGGCGCTGCGCCGGAGCGTCGGCGGCGCCGCGCCGGCGAAGGCAGGCAAGACCGCCAAGAAGCCGCGCAAGGCGGCAGCCGGGCAGAAGGAAATGCTGATGCCGATCGAAGGCAAGAAGCCCAAGGAAGCGGCCGCCAAGAAACCGGCAGCCAGGCCACAGCGCAAGTCGGCCTAA
- a CDS encoding PQQ-dependent sugar dehydrogenase — MIRSAKTSLFALVGTIAAGLALAAGAGQRQANSSNNDRLQQSFLAEHEVGRHFQVTPSDLPPPKTGPVVTNRPLTVPFNGQSLQVPPGFTVTAFAAGLTNPRRLLVLPNGDVLVAEQSAGYLTLLRSEGDGPAKWIDRHVDDLNKPYGLAWQDGNVLVADQDGIWRVPHVLGALRAGRSVQQRADEVPPEARKPVRGAYGAELITKKGVFGIAQGHQNRHLAIDPKTGAFFVGVGSSGNLGVEPEPKATIQRFDKDGTNQTTFASGTRNPTALAFHPDTGDLYAVVQERDGLGDRLPPDYMTHVQQGGFYGWPYAYIGKHPQPGFAKLAPDKVDATITPDLLFEPHSSVLDLVFYTGDQFPPEYKGSAFVALKGSWNRSEPTGYKVVRVPFRNGQPEGYYENFATGFWASGKQRAEVWGRPAALAVAKDGSLLVADDTGGTIWRISYAGRGETTGSTGNKGDSR; from the coding sequence ATGATCAGGTCAGCCAAAACTTCTCTGTTCGCACTGGTCGGGACAATAGCCGCGGGGCTTGCCTTGGCCGCCGGGGCGGGGCAACGGCAGGCAAACTCATCTAATAATGACCGGCTGCAGCAGAGTTTCCTCGCCGAGCACGAAGTCGGGCGGCACTTCCAGGTTACTCCGTCTGACCTGCCGCCGCCAAAGACCGGGCCGGTCGTCACCAATCGCCCATTGACCGTCCCCTTCAATGGTCAAAGCCTACAGGTGCCACCGGGGTTCACCGTGACGGCTTTCGCCGCAGGTCTCACCAATCCGCGGCGTTTGCTCGTGCTGCCCAACGGCGACGTCCTGGTTGCCGAGCAGAGCGCAGGCTATCTTACTCTGCTGCGCAGTGAAGGCGACGGACCCGCGAAATGGATCGATCGACATGTGGATGATCTCAACAAACCGTACGGCCTAGCTTGGCAGGACGGCAATGTTCTCGTCGCTGATCAAGACGGCATCTGGCGCGTACCGCACGTTCTCGGTGCACTCCGCGCCGGTCGATCGGTGCAGCAGCGCGCAGACGAAGTGCCGCCAGAAGCACGCAAGCCTGTACGCGGCGCGTACGGCGCCGAGCTGATTACCAAGAAGGGCGTGTTCGGCATCGCGCAGGGTCATCAGAACCGCCATCTCGCGATCGATCCAAAGACCGGTGCGTTTTTTGTGGGGGTAGGCTCTTCGGGAAATCTCGGGGTTGAGCCCGAGCCGAAAGCGACCATCCAGCGCTTCGACAAGGACGGAACCAATCAAACCACGTTCGCGTCAGGAACCCGCAATCCGACAGCACTCGCTTTCCATCCCGATACCGGCGACCTCTACGCTGTCGTGCAAGAGCGAGACGGTCTCGGCGATCGCCTCCCTCCCGATTATATGACCCACGTGCAGCAAGGCGGATTCTATGGCTGGCCCTACGCTTATATCGGCAAGCATCCGCAGCCGGGCTTCGCCAAACTCGCCCCCGATAAGGTGGACGCGACGATCACGCCCGACCTGCTGTTCGAACCTCACTCTTCGGTGCTCGATCTCGTCTTCTACACCGGCGATCAATTCCCGCCTGAATATAAGGGCAGCGCATTCGTCGCCCTCAAGGGTTCGTGGAATCGCTCGGAGCCGACCGGCTACAAAGTGGTGCGCGTGCCGTTCCGAAATGGTCAGCCCGAGGGTTACTACGAGAACTTCGCGACAGGATTCTGGGCGTCGGGCAAACAACGAGCTGAGGTCTGGGGCCGTCCCGCGGCGCTCGCTGTAGCGAAGGATGGCTCACTACTCGTGGCCGACGATACCGGCGGAACGATCTGGCGGATTTCCTACGCCGGCCGGGGCGAGACGACCGGATCGACCGGAAACAAAGGCGACTCGCGTTAG
- a CDS encoding thioredoxin family protein has translation MAMTATQVTLDTPAAEFRLPATDGKTYALDDLAGEKGTVVVFICNHCPYVKAVIDRMVADARVLMLEGVGFVAICSNDAASYPEDSFENMTHFAKAHGFPFPYLHDETQTVARAYGAVCTPDFFGYSADRKLKYRGRLDEGRTTPPRAGAPRELVEAMRAIASTGVAPADQKPSIGCSIKWKDA, from the coding sequence ATGGCGATGACAGCCACCCAGGTCACTCTCGATACGCCGGCGGCGGAGTTTCGGCTTCCGGCGACCGACGGCAAGACTTACGCACTGGACGACCTTGCGGGCGAAAAGGGCACCGTCGTCGTCTTCATCTGCAACCATTGCCCCTATGTCAAAGCGGTGATCGACCGCATGGTTGCGGACGCCCGGGTGCTGATGTTGGAGGGCGTAGGCTTTGTGGCGATTTGTTCGAACGATGCGGCGAGCTATCCCGAAGATTCATTTGAGAATATGACGCATTTCGCGAAGGCTCATGGTTTCCCGTTTCCTTATCTGCACGACGAGACCCAGACAGTCGCGCGGGCGTATGGGGCGGTGTGTACGCCGGACTTCTTCGGTTACAGCGCCGACCGCAAGCTCAAGTACCGCGGCCGGCTCGACGAAGGCCGCACAACTCCGCCCCGCGCTGGGGCGCCCCGAGAGCTTGTCGAGGCCATGCGCGCGATTGCGAGCACCGGTGTGGCGCCGGCTGATCAAAAGCCGTCCATTGGCTGCTCGATCAAATGGAAGGATGCATAA
- a CDS encoding helix-turn-helix transcriptional regulator → MDGGLSLEDLARECRLSTRHLTRAFRQSTGMPPHKWLLMRRIERAKHLLGDFDLQISEIATSCGFSDQSHFTRSFSQLVGTSPGAWRRHEAGANRLQSPSTHNA, encoded by the coding sequence CTGGACGGGGGCCTGTCGCTCGAAGATCTCGCGCGGGAGTGTCGGCTCTCCACGCGCCATCTGACCCGTGCATTCAGACAAAGTACTGGAATGCCTCCGCACAAATGGCTCCTGATGCGACGTATCGAACGGGCCAAGCATTTGCTCGGTGATTTCGATCTACAAATCTCCGAGATCGCGACGTCATGTGGATTCAGCGATCAAAGCCACTTCACTCGCAGCTTCAGTCAGCTTGTGGGAACAAGTCCAGGAGCATGGCGAAGACACGAAGCAGGTGCGAATCGCCTCCAGTCGCCGTCGACACACAACGCGTAA
- a CDS encoding ATP-binding protein: MDSCRSSSWRRIRACCCSRTSSPQSFSLRSSSIWQWLDCSLPPASAKLRGRCLHPVRGALRRAIEPFFSTKVPGRGSGLGLPIVRAIVKQSGGHFSIQSKPGCGTTVDMWLPVAEEVGAIGVAA, from the coding sequence GTGGACTCGTGCCGATCATCCTCGTGGCGACGTATCCGGGCCTGCTGCTGTTCACGAACGTCCTCACCGCAGAGCTTCTCTTTGCGGTCTTCCTCAATCTGGCAATGGCTGGATTGCTCGTTGCCACCTGCGTCGGCAAAACTGCGCGGTCGCTGCCTCCATCCTGTGCGCGGCGCTCTGCGGCGAGCCATCGAACCGTTCTTTTCGACGAAGGTGCCCGGGCGCGGATCCGGTCTCGGCTTGCCCATCGTGCGGGCGATCGTCAAGCAGTCGGGTGGTCACTTCTCTATTCAGAGCAAGCCAGGCTGCGGAACAACCGTCGATATGTGGCTCCCGGTGGCGGAAGAAGTAGGAGCGATCGGCGTCGCGGCTTGA
- a CDS encoding LysR substrate-binding domain-containing protein, protein MVTIRQLHYLDALARQEHFGRAAKECSVSQPALSMQIHELEGTLGVELIERRPGAPMFTELGIDIAERARAILGAVRDLTDLAQHRAKVLSGTLRLGLIPTLAPYILPRLLPQLERDYPDLRLDLVEAQTKVLLADLERGTLEVLLLALPLKMAEFEVVNLVRDRFLFAVPADDPLPETARVTPNDVKKRKLILLEEGHCLRDHALDYCVKGRWNVASSLSATSLATVMQMVASGYGATLVPEVAVDVELRDDRVKLLRFVEPQPGRSIGLAWRRTSPRKVDFLTLGETVKSALNAAVRPPCARPAPRSANGI, encoded by the coding sequence GTGGTTACGATCCGGCAGCTACATTATCTCGATGCACTGGCTCGTCAGGAACACTTCGGGCGAGCCGCGAAGGAATGTTCTGTCAGTCAACCCGCCCTTTCGATGCAGATCCACGAACTGGAAGGAACTCTCGGTGTCGAATTGATCGAGCGGCGTCCGGGCGCGCCAATGTTCACCGAACTTGGCATCGATATCGCGGAACGTGCCAGAGCGATCCTCGGTGCAGTGCGCGACCTGACAGACTTGGCTCAACATAGAGCCAAAGTATTGAGCGGAACGTTGCGCCTTGGCCTGATCCCCACCCTGGCGCCGTACATCTTGCCGCGTTTGCTCCCGCAACTGGAACGCGACTATCCCGATCTGCGTCTCGATTTGGTAGAAGCACAAACCAAGGTGCTGCTCGCCGATCTCGAGCGTGGCACTCTCGAAGTGTTGTTGTTGGCGTTGCCGCTCAAGATGGCCGAGTTTGAAGTCGTCAATCTCGTGAGAGATCGCTTCCTCTTTGCGGTGCCCGCCGACGACCCCCTCCCGGAAACGGCGCGCGTGACGCCCAACGACGTGAAGAAGCGCAAACTCATTCTGCTGGAGGAAGGCCACTGTCTGCGGGATCATGCGCTCGACTATTGTGTCAAGGGGCGCTGGAACGTGGCCTCGAGCCTCAGTGCGACCAGTCTTGCAACGGTCATGCAAATGGTGGCGAGCGGATATGGCGCCACACTGGTTCCGGAAGTCGCGGTCGATGTCGAGTTGCGCGACGACCGAGTGAAGCTCCTTCGTTTTGTCGAGCCGCAGCCTGGCCGCAGCATCGGGCTGGCATGGCGCCGGACGTCACCACGCAAGGTCGACTTCCTGACCCTCGGTGAGACGGTGAAGAGCGCGCTAAATGCAGCCGTGCGGCCGCCCTGCGCCCGCCCCGCGCCTCGGTCTGCGAACGGGATCTAA
- the groL gene encoding chaperonin GroEL (60 kDa chaperone family; promotes refolding of misfolded polypeptides especially under stressful conditions; forms two stacked rings of heptamers to form a barrel-shaped 14mer; ends can be capped by GroES; misfolded proteins enter the barrel where they are refolded when GroES binds), with amino-acid sequence MVAKQVKFSVKAREKMLHGVDILANAVTVTLGPKGRNVVLDRSFGAPRMTKDGVTVAKEIELENKFENMGAQLVREVAKRTSYVAGDGTTTAIVLAASLVREGVKAVAAGINPMDLKRGIDLAVDAVVEHLKSNSRKITSNEEIAQVGTISANGDAEIGKFLADAMKKVGNEGVITVEEAKSLETELEVVEGMQFDRGYISPYFVTNADKMHVEMDDAYILINEKKLSSLNELLPLLEAVVQTGKPLVIIAEDVEGEALATLVVNRLRGGLKVAAVKAPGFGDRRKAMLQDIAVLTGGQAISEDLGIKLENVSLAMLGRAKKVMIDKENTTIVNGAGKKADIEARVTQIKAQIEETTSDYDREKLQERLAKLAGGVAVIRVGGATEVEVKERKDRVDDAMHATRAAVEEGIVPGGGVALLRASEQLKRIKTQNDDQKTGVEIVRKALSAPARQIAINAGEDGSIIVGKILEKEQYAYGFDAQSGEYVNMVSKGIVDPAKVVRTALQDASSVAGLLITTEAIVAELPTPPPPPLPGHDHDHHHCEMEF; translated from the coding sequence ATGGTAGCCAAGCAGGTCAAATTTTCCGTCAAGGCGCGTGAAAAGATGCTGCACGGAGTCGACATCCTCGCCAACGCGGTGACGGTTACGCTCGGGCCCAAGGGCCGCAACGTCGTGCTCGACAGGTCGTTCGGCGCACCCCGCATGACCAAGGACGGCGTCACCGTCGCCAAGGAGATCGAGCTCGAGAACAAGTTCGAGAACATGGGGGCGCAGCTGGTGCGCGAGGTCGCAAAGAGGACTTCCTATGTCGCCGGTGACGGCACCACCACTGCGATCGTGCTGGCGGCTTCCCTCGTTCGCGAAGGTGTCAAGGCAGTTGCCGCCGGCATAAATCCGATGGATCTGAAGCGCGGTATCGATCTCGCCGTCGATGCGGTCGTCGAGCACCTCAAGTCCAATTCCAGGAAAATCACCTCGAACGAGGAGATCGCCCAGGTCGGCACCATCTCCGCCAACGGCGACGCCGAAATCGGCAAGTTCCTCGCCGATGCCATGAAGAAGGTCGGCAATGAGGGCGTCATCACGGTTGAAGAAGCCAAGTCGCTTGAGACCGAACTCGAAGTCGTCGAAGGCATGCAGTTCGACCGCGGCTACATCTCGCCCTACTTCGTCACCAACGCCGACAAGATGCACGTTGAGATGGACGACGCCTACATCCTGATCAACGAGAAGAAGCTCTCCTCGCTGAACGAGCTGCTGCCGCTGCTCGAAGCCGTGGTGCAGACCGGCAAGCCGCTCGTCATCATCGCGGAAGACGTCGAAGGCGAAGCGCTCGCCACCCTGGTCGTCAACCGTCTGCGCGGTGGTCTGAAGGTCGCCGCCGTCAAGGCTCCGGGCTTCGGCGATCGCCGCAAGGCCATGCTGCAGGACATCGCCGTTCTGACCGGTGGTCAGGCGATCTCGGAAGATCTCGGCATCAAGCTCGAGAACGTCTCGCTCGCCATGCTCGGTCGCGCCAAGAAGGTGATGATCGACAAGGAGAACACCACCATCGTCAACGGCGCCGGCAAGAAGGCCGACATCGAGGCCCGCGTTACCCAGATCAAGGCGCAGATCGAGGAAACCACCTCGGACTACGACCGTGAGAAGCTGCAGGAGCGTCTGGCCAAGCTCGCGGGCGGCGTCGCGGTGATCCGCGTCGGCGGCGCGACCGAAGTCGAGGTGAAGGAGCGCAAGGATCGCGTGGATGACGCGATGCATGCGACCCGTGCGGCGGTTGAAGAAGGCATCGTGCCGGGCGGCGGCGTCGCCCTGCTCCGCGCCTCCGAGCAGCTCAAGCGCATCAAGACCCAGAACGACGACCAGAAGACCGGCGTCGAGATCGTGCGCAAGGCGCTCTCCGCGCCGGCCCGCCAGATTGCCATCAACGCAGGCGAAGACGGCTCCATCATCGTTGGCAAGATCCTCGAGAAGGAGCAGTATGCCTACGGCTTCGACGCACAGTCGGGCGAGTACGTCAACATGGTGTCGAAGGGCATCGTCGACCCGGCCAAGGTCGTGCGCACCGCGCTGCAGGATGCTTCCTCGGTCGCCGGCCTCCTGATCACTACCGAGGCCATTGTCGCCGAGCTGCCGACGCCACCGCCTCCACCTTTGCCGGGGCATGACCATGACCACCATCACTGCGAGATGGAGTTCTGA
- a CDS encoding thiosulfate oxidation carrier protein SoxY, whose translation MTTITARWSSEPIDANTMEEDFALEKTRPLGFTRRTVLTAAVAGSAGLASATLAAPLPPSDDATELVKQLTGKTPIASERLHLVMPRVFPNGYTVPLTLAIDSPMTESDHVNHVSVLAPRNPLVEVVTFHFVAQRSEPRISMRIRLAQPQYVLAVAEMNDGALLMTETWVEVATNGCK comes from the coding sequence ATGACCACCATCACTGCGAGATGGAGTTCTGAGCCGATCGACGCTAACACGATGGAGGAAGATTTCGCGTTGGAGAAAACCAGGCCACTCGGTTTTACGCGCCGAACCGTCTTGACCGCCGCGGTTGCGGGGAGCGCCGGACTTGCGAGCGCCACCCTCGCCGCACCGCTGCCCCCGAGCGATGATGCGACGGAACTTGTCAAACAATTGACCGGAAAAACCCCGATCGCGTCGGAGCGCCTTCATTTGGTGATGCCGCGGGTCTTTCCGAATGGCTACACCGTGCCCCTCACGCTCGCGATCGACAGTCCCATGACCGAATCCGATCACGTCAACCATGTCTCTGTGCTGGCGCCGCGAAACCCGCTCGTCGAGGTTGTCACGTTTCATTTTGTCGCACAACGCAGCGAACCTCGCATATCGATGCGCATTCGCCTCGCCCAACCGCAATATGTCCTGGCGGTCGCGGAGATGAACGACGGTGCGCTACTGATGACCGAGACCTGGGTCGAGGTCGCCACCAACGGATGCAAGTGA
- the soxZ gene encoding thiosulfate oxidation carrier complex protein SoxZ, with the protein MFTPAPRVQVPSAAAKGEVFPVKTLISHQMETGLRRDDQGNVIPRKIINKFTCRYNDVVVFSVDLHEAVAANPFIEFYLRATESGRLAFVWEEDGGGTYALEHHLTVA; encoded by the coding sequence ATGTTCACTCCGGCACCCCGTGTGCAAGTGCCAAGCGCCGCTGCGAAGGGTGAGGTATTTCCGGTCAAGACCCTGATCAGCCATCAGATGGAGACCGGCTTGCGCCGTGATGACCAAGGCAACGTCATCCCGCGCAAGATCATCAACAAGTTTACCTGCCGCTACAATGACGTGGTGGTGTTCAGCGTCGATCTCCACGAGGCCGTTGCGGCGAATCCTTTTATAGAATTCTACCTGCGCGCGACCGAGAGCGGCCGACTAGCGTTCGTCTGGGAAGAGGATGGCGGCGGCACCTACGCATTGGAGCACCACCTCACTGTCGCTTAA
- a CDS encoding c-type cytochrome yields MPLRATSKGIADRKYHGASLSMRQIIAVSIAAGSLIILADSSQAADRDGGAQLAAMCASCHRPDGGDRGIPTILGMDPEMLTRAMLAYRSRERPSHIMRAVALSLSDEEIATVARYLAALNK; encoded by the coding sequence ATGCCGCTTCGCGCCACGAGCAAAGGAATCGCCGATCGCAAATACCATGGAGCCAGCCTCAGCATGCGCCAAATTATCGCCGTTTCGATTGCTGCAGGTTCGTTGATTATTCTCGCGGATAGCAGCCAGGCAGCGGACCGCGATGGCGGAGCTCAGCTCGCCGCGATGTGCGCGTCCTGCCATCGTCCGGATGGCGGCGACCGGGGTATTCCGACGATCCTCGGCATGGATCCGGAGATGCTCACCCGCGCGATGCTTGCGTACAGATCGCGTGAGCGCCCGAGCCACATCATGCGCGCCGTCGCCCTGTCGCTCAGTGATGAAGAAATCGCGACCGTGGCGCGCTATCTTGCTGCGCTGAACAAGTAG
- a CDS encoding NAD(P)/FAD-dependent oxidoreductase has product MALAAFGPRLAASEAKARVVVVGGGIGGATVAKYLAATAPTIKVTLVEPKPHYTTCFFSNLYLVGLRSFESLSHGYETLAQRYGINVIHDSVAAIDPVAKTVGLKSGRKLPYDRVAVAPGIAFKYDALAGYDEAATQVIPHAWNAGPQTKLLRQQLESMEDGGVFVLVAPPNPFRCPPAPYERASLVACYFKQYKPHSRILILDAKDSFNSQDLFLDAWERHYRGMIEWLPAQFTGGIKAIDVRERSIKTATETFKAAVANVIPPQMAGQFAQQIGLADQSGWCPIDPVTFESKLQPGIHVVGDATSAGDMPKSAFVANSQAKACAFAIAGALTGSERLPPHLFNMCYTFLAPDDAVSNAISFEPAAGTIKIDHSFVSQVQESAETRRRAAHEAEGWYDTFTHDTFG; this is encoded by the coding sequence ATGGCCCTCGCGGCCTTCGGCCCTCGATTGGCAGCAAGCGAGGCCAAGGCGAGGGTTGTCGTCGTCGGTGGCGGCATCGGCGGTGCCACGGTCGCCAAGTACTTGGCCGCCACCGCGCCAACGATTAAGGTGACGCTGGTTGAGCCAAAGCCGCATTATACGACGTGCTTTTTCAGCAACCTTTATCTCGTCGGGCTACGCTCGTTCGAGTCGCTTTCGCATGGCTACGAGACACTCGCGCAACGATACGGCATCAATGTCATTCATGACTCCGTAGCAGCGATTGATCCGGTAGCGAAAACCGTCGGGCTCAAGAGTGGCCGAAAACTGCCTTACGACCGCGTCGCCGTTGCCCCTGGCATCGCTTTCAAATACGACGCCCTCGCGGGGTATGACGAGGCGGCAACGCAGGTCATCCCGCACGCCTGGAACGCGGGCCCCCAGACGAAGCTGCTGCGCCAGCAACTCGAAAGCATGGAGGACGGCGGCGTCTTTGTGCTCGTCGCGCCCCCCAACCCGTTTCGCTGCCCGCCTGCCCCCTACGAACGCGCCTCTCTGGTTGCTTGTTATTTCAAACAGTACAAACCGCACTCGAGGATCCTGATACTCGATGCGAAAGATAGCTTCAACTCGCAGGATCTATTTCTGGATGCCTGGGAACGCCACTATCGGGGCATGATCGAATGGCTACCCGCCCAGTTCACTGGCGGGATAAAGGCAATCGATGTGAGGGAGCGATCGATCAAGACTGCGACTGAGACGTTCAAGGCCGCGGTCGCCAACGTCATACCCCCGCAAATGGCCGGCCAGTTCGCGCAGCAGATCGGCCTGGCGGATCAATCTGGCTGGTGCCCAATCGATCCCGTGACGTTCGAGTCGAAGCTGCAGCCCGGAATCCATGTGGTGGGCGATGCGACCAGCGCCGGCGATATGCCGAAGTCGGCCTTTGTTGCCAATAGCCAAGCCAAGGCCTGTGCCTTTGCCATCGCCGGGGCACTTACCGGGTCCGAGCGCCTTCCGCCTCACTTGTTCAACATGTGCTACACTTTTCTCGCCCCCGACGATGCAGTGAGCAACGCCATCAGCTTCGAGCCCGCCGCCGGGACGATCAAGATCGACCATAGCTTCGTCAGCCAGGTGCAGGAAAGCGCCGAGACCCGCCGCCGGGCCGCGCACGAGGCGGAAGGCTGGTACGATACTTTTACGCATGACACGTTCGGCTAG